In Populus nigra chromosome 1, ddPopNigr1.1, whole genome shotgun sequence, one genomic interval encodes:
- the LOC133680976 gene encoding aluminum-activated malate transporter 2-like: MEVGSGSGDKAGFFTQGRWWLKALPAKFKANMVAMVRNIKKLGQDDPRRVIHSLKVGLALTLVSMFYYCQPLYSNFGVTAMWAIMTVVVVFEFSVGATLGKGLNRGMATLMAGGLGVGAHHLANLSGHIGEPILLGFFVFLQATISTFLRFFPKIKSRYDYGMLIFILTFSLISVSGYRDDEILEFAHKRLSTISIGGSACVIISTVVCPVWAGEDLHNLIALNIEKLGNFLEGFGDEYFKRTGGEESKDDKKFLEGYKSVLNSKNSEESLANFAAWEPGHGRFPFRHPWKLYLKVGTLARECAYRIEALNGCLNAEIQASSEVGSIIQEACTNLSIESGKALKELALAIKIMVQPSSADSHIENAKSAAKNLKSLLKSGIWEDIDLLKVIPGVTVASILIDVVTCTEKIAESIHELASKAQFKSVEPTLSTEKLHSGQIQSVKSAQMVNCSHVVINVGESTLPSPPSESSSARNASKQRMEV, from the exons ATGGAAGTTGGGTCTGGAAGCGGTGACAAAGCTGGGTTTTTCACTCAAGGACGCTGGTGGCTCAAGGCCTTGCCTGCGAAGTTCAAAGCTAACATGGTTGCTATGGTTAGGAACATAAAGAAACTTGGACAAGATGATCCAAGAAGAGTTATTCATTCACTAAAAGTTGGACTAGCACTTACATTGGTATCAATGTTCTACTACTGTCAGCCACTTTACAGTAATTTTGGTGTCACTGCAATGTGGGCTATCATGACTGTTGTTGTTGTCTTTGAATTCTCTGTGG GGGCTACTCTTGGAAAAGGATTGAATAGAGGAATGGCAACGCTAATGGCTGGTGGACTAGGTGTTGGAGCACATCACCTAGCAAACCTCTCTGGACATATTGGAGAACCCATACTACTTGGGTTCTTTGTCTTTCTGCAAG CTACaatatcaacatttttaagGTTCTTTCCGAAAATTAAATCGAGATATGATTATGGGATGTTAATATTCATATTGACCTTCTCTTTGATATCGGTATCTGGTTATCGAGACGATGAAATATTAGAGTTCGCACATAAGAGATTATCAACCATCAGCATTGGTGGTTCTGCTTGTGTCATCATTTCTACTGTGGTTTGCCCTGTGTGGGCTGGTGAAGATCTTCACAATCTGATTGCCCTCAACATTGAAAAGCTTGGCAACTTCTTAGAAG GATTTGGTGATGAATACTTCAAAAGAACAGGGGGTGAAGAGAGCAAAGACGACAAGAAATTTTTGGAAGGATACAAAAGTGttctcaattcaaaaaatagtGAAGAATCCTTG GCTAATTTTGCTGCATGGGAGCCAGGTCATGGTCGGTTCCCATTTCGACATCCATGGAAACTATACCTGAAAGTTGGGACTCTGGCTCGAGAATGTGCCTACCGAATTGAAGCATTGAATGGATGCTTAAATGCTGAAATTCAG GCATCATCAGAAGTTGGTAGCATAATTCAGGAAGCATGCACAAATTTGAGCATAGAATCTGGAAAAGCACTAAAGGAACTTGCATtggcaatcaaaataatggtgCAGCCATCTTCTGCAGATTCCCACATTGAAAATGCAAAATCTGCTGCCAAAAACCTCAAATCTTTACTCAAATCAGGCATATGGGAAGACATTGACCTGCTGAAAGTTATACCAGGGGTTACAGTAGCTTCAATACTTATTGATGTGGTCACATGCACTGAAAAAATTGCTGAATCCATACATGAACTTGCCTCCAAAGCCCAATTTAAGAGTGTAGAGCCAACTCTATCAACAGAAAAGTTGCATTCAGGACAAATTCAGAGTGTAAAATCAGCTCAGATGGTCAATTGCTCCCATGTTGTCATCAATGTCGGTGAATCAACTCTGCCTTCCCCACCAAGTGAGAGTTCTTCAGCACGAAACGCTAGCAAGCAAAGGATGGAAGTGTAA